The Niastella koreensis GR20-10 genome includes a window with the following:
- a CDS encoding class I SAM-dependent methyltransferase — protein MLVKKLVRYYRKKKLNAFISKVFKNLNSTVCHGPFKGMKYIKRSYGSGLIPKLLGTYEQELHQVIDQIISTGYQNIVDIGCAEGYYAVGFALKCRNKPGFRVYAYDINEEALQSLKTLSALNSVSDSIIPGACCDYKDLERFKNTKTLIFCDIEGDELSLLDPAKAPSLINYDLLVEIHDSGDEAGVIKSQLKHRFKKTHFIQLIQYTSRSISDATAITHTANVRLRQFAVNEGRKKGMEWMWIKRL, from the coding sequence ATGCTGGTAAAAAAATTGGTCCGCTATTACCGGAAAAAAAAGCTCAACGCTTTTATCTCGAAAGTTTTCAAAAATCTTAATTCTACAGTTTGCCACGGCCCCTTTAAGGGAATGAAATACATAAAAAGATCATATGGCAGCGGCCTGATACCTAAATTACTAGGCACTTATGAACAGGAGCTGCACCAGGTGATCGACCAAATTATCTCAACAGGTTACCAGAATATTGTTGATATAGGATGCGCAGAGGGATATTATGCAGTTGGGTTTGCCCTGAAGTGCAGGAATAAACCAGGTTTCAGGGTATATGCTTATGATATAAACGAAGAGGCCCTGCAAAGTTTGAAGACGCTTTCAGCGCTCAACTCGGTTTCTGACAGTATTATACCGGGAGCATGTTGTGATTATAAAGATCTTGAGCGCTTTAAGAATACAAAAACGCTTATTTTCTGTGATATCGAAGGCGATGAACTGTCTTTACTCGATCCTGCTAAAGCGCCTTCCCTCATAAACTACGATCTGTTGGTTGAAATACATGACAGCGGTGATGAGGCCGGGGTTATAAAATCCCAGTTAAAGCATCGCTTTAAAAAAACGCATTTTATTCAATTGATACAATACACGTCGCGCTCCATCAGCGATGCAACTGCAATCACCCATACGGCTAATGTTCGCCTCAGGCAATTTGCAGTGAACGAAGGGCGGAAAAAGGGCATGGAGTGGATGTGGATCAAACGGCTTTAA
- a CDS encoding glycosyltransferase domain-containing protein: MIDKEKFAGFNGNIVYTAIFGNIKDKLHTRPRQTSPVAFCSFLDAERLGTKKFFNLTKWGLYEAQFKNDHLRRQARAHKILAHKIFPNCRYSLWIDGCFKLVSRDVNGIMEKHLKNADICVFKHRKRNCIYEEVNACIEQQKDDKDTMLIQVTKYKEEGYPANNGLAETTAVLRRHNKAIAGFNEMWWEEISKGSCRDQLSFDYVAWKLGMNYEIFPGNMVVNPYFKWFRH; encoded by the coding sequence ATGATTGACAAGGAAAAGTTTGCCGGGTTCAACGGCAACATCGTTTACACCGCCATTTTCGGAAATATAAAAGACAAATTGCATACCCGCCCGAGGCAGACCTCCCCGGTTGCCTTTTGTTCCTTTCTTGATGCAGAGCGGTTGGGGACAAAGAAATTCTTCAATCTGACCAAATGGGGTTTATATGAGGCGCAATTTAAAAACGATCACCTGCGGCGTCAGGCCAGGGCCCATAAAATATTAGCGCATAAGATCTTCCCCAACTGCAGGTACAGCCTCTGGATAGATGGATGTTTTAAACTGGTTAGCCGGGATGTTAATGGCATAATGGAAAAGCATTTGAAGAACGCCGATATATGTGTATTTAAGCACCGGAAAAGAAACTGCATTTATGAGGAAGTAAATGCCTGCATTGAACAACAAAAAGACGATAAAGATACCATGCTCATCCAGGTAACGAAATATAAGGAGGAAGGATATCCGGCTAACAACGGACTGGCAGAAACAACGGCCGTGCTACGGCGGCATAATAAGGCAATAGCCGGGTTTAATGAAATGTGGTGGGAAGAGATCTCCAAAGGAAGCTGCAGAGACCAGCTTAGTTTTGATTATGTAGCATGGAAGCTTGGAATGAATTATGAAATTTTTCCCGGCAACATGGTAGTTAACCCATATTTTAAATGGTTCAGGCATTGA
- a CDS encoding glycosyltransferase: MFERSIYRIFDYCWHEPHQFELVNSLQGYCQFDYCLNWRKHWDTAKRPVPPGLQFVPHYEHGLYDFALFHIDQRICTDAQQLKIYTELNDHIDDIPKIVINHGSPVFPEAFEQHKIADFVRSITGGNTMVVNSYAAASGKEWGFGKPIIPGLDPADWYDHPKELRAFTAIPVEGLDAYYNRKCLKEAGELLFYHYGILLYAANYNAPSFNSFNDYRNYLGSSLIYIDTSTRTPMNTARTEAFLSGCCVVQVEGAHDLEKWAKDGENIILVPDDPPKISAVIAELLGNRYEEALQIGQNGKKMATELFNRERYRNDWLALFKNLKS; this comes from the coding sequence ATGTTTGAAAGATCAATCTATAGAATTTTCGACTATTGCTGGCATGAGCCCCACCAGTTTGAGCTGGTCAATTCGTTGCAGGGATATTGCCAGTTTGATTACTGCCTTAATTGGAGAAAACATTGGGACACGGCAAAGCGCCCGGTGCCACCTGGATTGCAATTCGTACCTCACTACGAACATGGGTTATATGATTTTGCCCTATTCCATATTGACCAGCGCATCTGTACAGATGCCCAACAGCTAAAAATATATACAGAACTCAACGATCACATCGATGACATACCAAAAATTGTAATCAACCATGGCTCACCTGTTTTTCCGGAAGCATTTGAACAGCATAAGATTGCAGACTTCGTAAGATCCATTACAGGCGGCAATACAATGGTAGTAAATTCATATGCGGCAGCCTCCGGCAAAGAGTGGGGGTTCGGCAAGCCGATCATCCCGGGGTTGGATCCTGCAGACTGGTACGACCATCCAAAAGAATTGCGTGCTTTTACCGCAATACCAGTGGAAGGCCTGGATGCTTATTATAACAGAAAATGTTTAAAAGAAGCCGGCGAGTTATTGTTTTACCATTATGGCATACTGCTATATGCGGCAAATTACAATGCCCCTTCATTTAATTCATTCAATGACTACAGGAACTATTTGGGTAGCTCCCTGATTTATATCGACACGTCTACAAGAACACCAATGAATACAGCGCGTACGGAGGCATTCCTTTCAGGATGTTGCGTTGTTCAGGTAGAAGGAGCGCATGACCTGGAGAAATGGGCTAAAGATGGTGAAAATATAATCCTGGTGCCTGACGATCCGCCGAAAATTTCAGCAGTAATTGCAGAGCTGTTAGGCAACAGGTACGAAGAAGCGTTGCAAATAGGGCAAAATGGAAAAAAAATGGCAACCGAATTATTCAACCGGGAAAGGTACAGGAATGACTGGTTAGCTCTTTTTAAAAATCTTAAATCCTGA
- a CDS encoding GDP-mannose 4,6-dehydratase yields MKRILVTGGAGFIGSNLIKKLLSTGCYHITCLDNFDNFYAREQKELNINNFFNDACFEFIEDDIRNVHKHASLDNIDVIIHLAAKAGVRPSIQEPELYQNVNIGGTQALLEFARKRNIKQFLFASSSSVYGVSPNVPWNENDRMLPISPYACSKYASEMFGYTYSHLYKIRFIALRFFTVYGPAQRPDLAIHKFFNCIHQKKPITIFGNGDTARDYTYIDDIVQGIIAAIDYDASDFEVFNLGNHRTVSLNNLIRNIEQICGSRAILQYYPEQPGDVPLTYADIGKAVSLLNYKPSTDLLSGLGNFYNWYTKNHQLLRVGETYKIS; encoded by the coding sequence ATGAAACGTATCCTCGTTACAGGTGGAGCAGGATTCATTGGCAGTAATCTTATAAAGAAATTACTTTCAACCGGATGTTACCATATTACCTGCCTTGATAATTTCGACAACTTTTACGCCCGCGAACAAAAAGAATTAAATATTAATAACTTTTTCAATGATGCCTGTTTCGAATTTATAGAGGATGATATAAGGAACGTTCATAAGCATGCCTCATTGGATAATATCGATGTCATCATTCACCTGGCAGCGAAAGCAGGAGTGCGCCCAAGCATCCAGGAGCCCGAGCTGTACCAGAACGTAAATATAGGCGGCACACAGGCTTTATTGGAATTTGCAAGGAAAAGAAACATAAAACAATTTCTTTTTGCATCTTCCAGCAGTGTGTATGGCGTCAGTCCTAATGTGCCATGGAATGAGAATGACCGGATGTTGCCAATAAGCCCTTACGCCTGTTCAAAATATGCTTCTGAAATGTTTGGCTATACCTACAGCCACTTATATAAGATCAGGTTCATTGCACTGCGTTTCTTTACCGTGTATGGCCCCGCACAACGCCCCGACCTGGCTATTCATAAATTCTTCAATTGTATTCATCAAAAAAAGCCCATTACGATATTTGGCAACGGTGATACAGCAAGAGACTATACCTATATCGACGATATTGTACAGGGAATTATTGCAGCCATAGATTATGACGCATCCGATTTTGAGGTGTTCAACCTGGGCAATCATCGAACTGTTTCATTAAATAACCTTATCCGCAATATTGAACAGATCTGCGGCTCCAGGGCCATTCTGCAATACTACCCTGAACAACCGGGCGATGTTCCATTAACGTATGCAGATATAGGAAAAGCTGTCAGTTTGCTGAATTACAAGCCTTCAACCGACTTACTATCGGGTCTTGGCAATTTTTACAACTGGTATACAAAGAACCATCAATTGCTGAGGGTAGGAGAGACCTATAAAATTTCTTAA
- a CDS encoding M1 family metallopeptidase, with amino-acid sequence MIKTIVLNTFFYCFILLCCRHGARAQAFNAEIINDLVHTKLDISFDYKKCYVYGKEGITIKPHCYPTDSLRLDAKGMDIHKVCVIKGSSMVPLTFTYDNLAINIHLDRVYHANESYTVHIDYTAKPNERKGIRKNEKGIYFINPQGEEKDKPTQIWTEGEPESSSGWFPTIDKPDQKTTSEINMTVPSKYVTLSNGKLVSQKNNPNGTRTDTWKMALPNAPYLFMMAVGDFKIYHDHWRGKEVSYYLDPKYAPYAKQIFGQTPEAMEFFSKTLGVDFPWNKEAAIAVSDYISVAMENTTATVFGNPYQTSYRELADQDYNATIPHELFHQWFGDYVTAKNWANLTMNESFADFGEIIWLEYKYGKDVAGEHLYKGLQEYLRNKRNFGKALVNYNYKVPADMFNGVTYQKGGRILNMLRNYLGNEAFYKGLHLYLTTNAFKNAEATQLRLAMEEASGSDLNWFFNQWYFGAGHPVLKLNYQWDSISKTATVYVAQEQDGQIFKLPLAVDIYSGGKKVRHKVWIRNKNDTLKFHSEIEPDLVNVDADKVLVCQKTDIKPLAVNAYQYFHAPLYLDRFEALEAAQKNQKDSIAQRIIFAALNDPFPGLRKKAIMALDLSDSLMKTKAEPTLAALAQNERNNQARSAALLILARYREPRYLPLFDAALKSESYTVQAAAIFGIAQIDEDKALKTARKFENDNAGELTEVIFHLYAKKADVKDWPYLYRRYTAGTLQEKVSLLSEFTSMMNSVKDPTTTQQGIAVLREMAIKYKTDGLTPYIIKSLDRIKEAKEKQNDSASVEDVINAKKDINMDGK; translated from the coding sequence ATGATAAAAACAATAGTTTTAAATACATTCTTTTACTGCTTTATACTTTTATGCTGCCGGCACGGCGCCAGGGCGCAGGCTTTTAATGCGGAAATAATAAATGACCTTGTTCATACTAAACTGGATATCAGTTTTGATTACAAAAAATGTTATGTGTATGGCAAAGAAGGGATAACTATAAAACCGCATTGTTACCCCACCGATTCTTTAAGGCTGGATGCAAAGGGAATGGATATTCATAAAGTGTGTGTAATTAAAGGAAGCAGCATGGTGCCATTAACATTCACTTACGATAACCTGGCTATCAATATCCATTTAGACAGAGTATACCATGCTAATGAAAGTTACACTGTTCATATAGATTATACTGCCAAACCAAACGAACGAAAAGGGATAAGGAAAAACGAAAAAGGGATTTACTTCATCAATCCGCAAGGAGAAGAGAAAGACAAACCAACACAAATATGGACAGAAGGCGAGCCTGAAAGCTCATCAGGCTGGTTTCCCACAATCGATAAACCTGATCAGAAAACGACCTCGGAGATCAATATGACCGTTCCATCCAAATATGTGACTTTATCAAACGGTAAGCTTGTTTCACAAAAAAACAACCCAAACGGTACCCGTACCGACACCTGGAAGATGGCGCTGCCCAATGCCCCTTATCTTTTTATGATGGCAGTGGGCGATTTCAAAATCTACCATGATCATTGGCGGGGTAAAGAAGTGAGCTATTATCTAGATCCGAAATATGCGCCTTATGCCAAACAGATTTTCGGACAAACCCCCGAGGCCATGGAATTTTTTTCAAAAACGCTGGGCGTTGATTTCCCGTGGAATAAGGAGGCGGCAATTGCGGTAAGCGATTATATAAGCGTAGCTATGGAGAATACAACTGCTACTGTATTTGGCAACCCATATCAGACGAGTTATCGTGAACTGGCCGATCAGGATTATAATGCAACCATTCCGCACGAATTATTTCATCAATGGTTTGGCGATTATGTAACGGCAAAAAACTGGGCTAACCTGACCATGAACGAGTCATTTGCGGATTTTGGCGAGATCATTTGGCTGGAATATAAATATGGTAAGGATGTAGCCGGTGAACATCTGTATAAAGGCTTACAGGAATATCTGAGAAACAAACGCAATTTCGGCAAGGCGCTCGTTAATTATAATTATAAGGTCCCTGCTGACATGTTTAATGGGGTTACCTACCAAAAAGGCGGCAGGATACTCAATATGCTCCGCAATTATCTTGGAAATGAGGCATTTTATAAAGGGTTGCATCTTTATCTGACGACAAATGCATTTAAAAATGCAGAAGCCACGCAGTTGAGATTAGCAATGGAAGAAGCGAGTGGATCAGACCTGAATTGGTTCTTCAATCAATGGTATTTCGGCGCGGGTCACCCGGTACTTAAGCTCAATTATCAATGGGACAGTATATCGAAAACAGCAACAGTTTATGTAGCACAGGAACAGGACGGCCAGATCTTTAAGCTACCCCTCGCTGTTGACATTTATAGCGGTGGCAAAAAAGTTCGCCATAAGGTTTGGATCAGGAATAAAAATGACACCTTGAAGTTTCATTCCGAGATTGAACCTGATCTTGTAAATGTTGATGCCGACAAAGTCTTGGTTTGCCAGAAAACCGATATCAAACCGCTGGCAGTAAATGCCTACCAGTATTTTCATGCGCCGTTGTACCTCGATCGTTTTGAAGCATTGGAGGCCGCACAGAAGAACCAAAAGGATAGTATTGCCCAACGTATTATTTTCGCAGCATTGAATGATCCGTTCCCGGGTTTGCGCAAAAAGGCGATTATGGCGCTTGATCTGAGTGATTCGCTGATGAAAACAAAAGCGGAGCCAACATTGGCTGCGTTGGCTCAAAATGAAAGGAATAACCAGGCCAGATCTGCCGCCTTGCTTATTCTGGCCAGGTACAGGGAACCGCGGTACCTGCCCCTGTTTGATGCGGCATTAAAAAGTGAATCATATACAGTTCAAGCTGCAGCAATATTTGGTATAGCCCAGATCGATGAAGATAAAGCGCTGAAGACCGCGCGAAAATTTGAAAATGATAACGCAGGTGAATTAACTGAAGTTATTTTTCATTTGTACGCAAAAAAAGCCGATGTAAAAGATTGGCCATACCTGTATAGACGGTATACCGCTGGCACATTGCAGGAAAAAGTTAGCTTGCTGTCAGAGTTTACTTCCATGATGAATAGTGTTAAGGACCCCACTACAACACAACAGGGCATTGCAGTCTTACGAGAGATGGCTATTAAATATAAAACTGATGGACTGACACCTTACATTATCAAATCTCTTGATAGGATAAAGGAAGCGAAAGAAAAACAAAATGATTCAGCATCTGTGGAGGATGTCATTAATGCGAAAAAAGATATAAATATGGATGGTAAATAA
- a CDS encoding DUF1801 domain-containing protein, which produces MNVQELIKKYIASQPEPKRSDMQALHQLTLQVSPGCKLWFDDGKNEENKTVTNPTIGYGIQTMKYSDGKTREFFRIGISANTTGISVYILGIKDKAYLVQTYGEKIGKAKVTGYCIRFKALKDINLNVLENAIKFGLEQADH; this is translated from the coding sequence ATGAACGTGCAGGAACTGATTAAAAAATATATTGCCAGCCAGCCTGAGCCAAAACGCAGTGATATGCAGGCGTTGCACCAGCTCACGCTGCAGGTATCACCAGGATGTAAATTATGGTTCGACGATGGTAAAAACGAAGAAAATAAAACTGTTACCAATCCTACGATCGGTTATGGAATTCAAACAATGAAATATAGTGATGGAAAAACCAGGGAGTTTTTTCGAATTGGAATAAGCGCCAATACAACCGGAATCTCTGTCTATATCCTTGGCATAAAAGATAAGGCTTATTTAGTCCAAACCTATGGTGAAAAAATTGGCAAGGCGAAAGTGACCGGGTATTGCATTAGGTTCAAAGCTTTAAAAGACATCAACCTTAATGTACTTGAGAACGCAATAAAATTTGGGCTTGAGCAGGCAGATCATTAA
- a CDS encoding zinc-dependent metalloprotease yields MIHLLKSKKKSIALKKTIIRLLAFTLLTTTAVAQQRQPESPAPAPAPGNGAAQQPPAMPKAGPKPYKDVITAKAVTTKGLFIVHRVEDKLYFEIPDSLFNRDLLIISRLAKAGADMRSETSMAGYAGDILNQSVIRFEKGPNNKVFIRELSFNERSKDSASDMYRAVMNSNIQPISLALDIRAARKDSLTGVQHTVVELTDIVNGDNDLFFWGGVKGKLNIGGYQPDKSYLVYVRSYPINTEIRTVKTYTKQGAPAQNMFNGVLTTNTPAAKQVTVELNTSIVMLPQIPMQPRYSDDRVGYFSTSYIDFDANPQGVKRIFFAERWRLTPKKEDLEKYNRGELVEPEKPIVIYIDPETPAKWVPYLIQGINDWQVAFEKAGFKNAIIGKIAPTAEEDSTWSLEDARHSAIVYKPSAVPNASGPHIVDPRTGEVIETHINWYHNVMKLVHDWYFVQTAAVDTAARKMHFSDALMGQLIRFVSSHEVGHTLGLMHNFGSSSATPVEKLRDKKWVEANGHTASIMDYARFNYVAQPEDSITEAGLFPRIGDYDKWAIEWGYRLVPGAKDAAAEVPVLNKWTIAHANDKRYWFGNESDQEDPRSQNEDLGDNAMKAGEYGIKNLKRIMAHLVEWTKEENEGYENLQAMHVQVYQQYSRYVGHVLKNIGGRYETLKTVEQAGQVYEPVPADIQAEAMRFIQQQVFATPNWLLDKKILTLTGSYPMDIINTLQDNTFNRLISSQNFTKLLNNQLVFGKTYSLTDLFADLEKGVWGELDTRTPVDLYRRNLQRLYVERMTFYLTPAAATIPIKRSEYTAIIRAHLVKLRAKMQAALPAMQDTVTRYHLQDMISKIDNTLAVKQ; encoded by the coding sequence ATGATACACCTGTTGAAAAGTAAAAAGAAAAGTATAGCCCTGAAAAAAACCATTATCCGCTTACTTGCGTTCACCTTGCTGACAACAACCGCCGTTGCCCAACAACGGCAACCCGAATCACCAGCCCCCGCGCCTGCGCCTGGTAACGGAGCAGCCCAGCAACCACCGGCCATGCCAAAAGCAGGCCCCAAACCCTATAAGGATGTAATAACAGCCAAAGCCGTGACCACAAAGGGATTGTTTATTGTGCACCGGGTAGAGGACAAATTGTATTTTGAAATTCCCGATAGCCTGTTCAACCGCGACCTGCTTATCATCAGCCGCCTGGCAAAAGCCGGCGCCGATATGCGGTCTGAGACTTCCATGGCAGGGTATGCCGGCGATATCCTCAATCAGTCTGTTATCCGGTTTGAAAAAGGGCCCAATAACAAGGTCTTCATCCGGGAACTTTCATTCAACGAACGGTCAAAGGATTCAGCCAGTGACATGTACAGGGCCGTTATGAACTCAAACATCCAGCCCATCAGCCTGGCATTGGATATCCGCGCCGCCCGCAAAGATTCATTGACCGGCGTACAGCATACGGTAGTAGAACTAACGGATATTGTCAATGGTGATAACGACCTGTTTTTCTGGGGTGGGGTAAAAGGCAAATTAAATATTGGCGGGTATCAACCCGATAAGTCCTACCTGGTATATGTACGGTCTTACCCCATCAATACCGAAATCAGAACGGTAAAAACCTACACCAAGCAGGGCGCACCTGCACAAAACATGTTTAACGGAGTGCTCACCACTAATACACCTGCCGCCAAACAGGTAACCGTTGAATTGAACACCAGTATTGTGATGTTGCCGCAAATACCTATGCAACCCCGTTATTCCGATGACCGCGTAGGATATTTCTCTACTTCATATATCGATTTTGACGCCAACCCGCAGGGGGTGAAAAGAATATTCTTTGCAGAACGCTGGCGGCTGACCCCGAAAAAGGAAGACCTGGAAAAATATAACCGCGGCGAACTGGTTGAACCTGAAAAACCGATTGTGATCTACATCGATCCGGAAACACCCGCCAAATGGGTGCCATACCTGATACAGGGTATCAACGACTGGCAGGTTGCCTTTGAAAAGGCCGGGTTTAAAAATGCCATCATCGGAAAAATAGCGCCCACTGCCGAAGAAGATTCCACCTGGAGCCTTGAAGATGCCCGGCATTCCGCCATTGTATATAAACCTTCGGCCGTGCCAAATGCCAGTGGTCCGCATATTGTAGACCCCCGCACAGGCGAGGTGATAGAAACCCATATCAACTGGTACCACAATGTAATGAAGCTGGTGCACGACTGGTATTTTGTGCAAACGGCCGCCGTGGATACTGCCGCCCGGAAAATGCATTTCAGCGATGCCCTGATGGGGCAACTGATCCGTTTTGTGTCTTCTCACGAGGTTGGTCATACCCTGGGACTGATGCACAATTTCGGCAGCAGTTCTGCTACGCCGGTAGAAAAACTGCGCGATAAAAAATGGGTGGAAGCGAACGGACATACGGCTTCCATTATGGATTATGCACGCTTTAATTATGTGGCGCAACCCGAAGACAGTATAACCGAAGCCGGGTTATTTCCACGAATTGGCGACTACGATAAATGGGCTATAGAGTGGGGGTACCGGCTGGTGCCGGGTGCAAAAGATGCAGCAGCCGAGGTGCCGGTGCTGAATAAATGGACCATTGCCCATGCAAACGATAAACGTTACTGGTTTGGCAACGAGAGCGACCAGGAAGATCCCCGCAGCCAGAATGAAGACCTGGGCGACAATGCCATGAAGGCCGGGGAATATGGTATAAAGAACCTGAAACGCATTATGGCGCACCTGGTTGAGTGGACCAAAGAAGAGAACGAAGGCTATGAGAACCTGCAGGCCATGCATGTACAGGTATATCAACAGTACAGCCGGTATGTGGGCCATGTGCTGAAGAACATTGGTGGCCGTTACGAAACATTAAAGACCGTTGAACAGGCCGGACAGGTTTACGAACCGGTGCCTGCCGACATACAGGCCGAAGCCATGCGCTTTATACAACAGCAGGTATTTGCCACACCCAACTGGCTGCTTGATAAAAAGATATTGACCCTCACCGGCAGTTACCCGATGGATATCATAAATACCCTGCAGGATAATACGTTCAACAGATTGATCAGCTCCCAGAATTTCACCAAGCTCCTCAATAACCAGTTGGTATTCGGTAAAACCTATTCGCTTACCGATCTGTTCGCCGACCTGGAGAAGGGAGTTTGGGGTGAGCTGGATACCAGAACACCTGTTGACCTGTACCGCCGCAACCTGCAAAGGCTGTATGTAGAAAGAATGACCTTTTATTTAACGCCTGCCGCTGCAACCATACCAATAAAACGGTCAGAATACACCGCCATTATCCGGGCGCACCTGGTTAAGCTGCGGGCCAAAATGCAGGCAGCATTGCCTGCCATGCAGGATACCGTTACCAGGTATCATTTGCAGGATATGATCTCCAAGATCGATAATACGCTCGCTGTAAAACAATGA